A window of Seriola aureovittata isolate HTS-2021-v1 ecotype China chromosome 17, ASM2101889v1, whole genome shotgun sequence genomic DNA:
AAAGtctaaaatcatcatatatcctcatttgtgtttgtaagaGGCAAATCTCTCTTAGTTAAATAATATTCAGAGTTTAACGcgtgttattttgttttatgttttgagaGTTTTAATCGTCTACCCCTGGACCGAGCGGTATTTCGGTAGGTTTGGAGATATCTTCAATGCCACTGCTGTTTTGAATAACGCCAAAGTAGCAGCCCACGGCAAAGTGGTGCTGAAGGAGCTGGACACAGCGGTGAAGAACATGGACAACATCAGAGGCGCATACGCTGCTCTGAGCCGGCTGCACTACGAGAAGCTCCAAGTGGACCCGGATACCTTCCGAGTAGGCGAAATGGGCTACATGTCCTCACACatagagcaaaacaaaaaaaaaaaaacatccaaacagcACAGCATCGACTCATCATATGTGTGTTCGTTTT
This region includes:
- the LOC130184931 gene encoding hemoglobin cathodic subunit beta-like, which translates into the protein MVKWTDKERSTVQDVWGKVNIDEVGPEALARVLIVYPWTERYFGRFGDIFNATAVLNNAKVAAHGKVVLKELDTAVKNMDNIRGAYAALSRLHYEKLQVDPDTFRLLADCITITIACKLKSALDPQAQATWQKFLSAVVEAMSSQYD